The Flavobacterium sp. 123 genome contains a region encoding:
- the rsmI gene encoding 16S rRNA (cytidine(1402)-2'-O)-methyltransferase produces the protein MSKLYIVPTPIGNLEDMTFRAIRILKEVDLILAEDTRTSGKLLKHFEISTHMYSHHMHNEHKTVENLISRLKAGENIALISDAGTPAISDPGFLLTRACVENGVEVECLPGATAFVPALVNSGLPNDKFVFEGFLPDKKGRQTRYLALAEETRTMILYVSPHKLVKTLIEFITYFGEDRPICVSRELSKLHEENVRGSVREVLTHFEKTAPRGEIVVVVGGKTLTKEPKKNKFSDEE, from the coding sequence ATGTCAAAATTATATATTGTTCCTACTCCTATTGGCAATCTCGAAGACATGACTTTTCGCGCCATTCGTATTCTGAAAGAAGTCGATTTGATTTTGGCAGAAGACACGCGAACCAGCGGGAAATTGCTAAAACACTTTGAGATAAGCACACACATGTATAGCCACCACATGCACAACGAACATAAAACAGTCGAAAATTTAATTTCTCGATTGAAAGCGGGCGAAAATATAGCTTTGATTTCAGATGCAGGAACTCCTGCCATTTCGGATCCTGGTTTTTTGTTAACCCGTGCTTGTGTCGAAAATGGTGTGGAAGTTGAGTGTTTGCCTGGTGCAACAGCCTTTGTTCCTGCCTTAGTAAATAGTGGTTTACCCAATGATAAATTTGTTTTCGAAGGGTTTTTGCCTGACAAAAAAGGAAGACAAACTCGTTATTTGGCATTGGCCGAAGAAACCCGAACCATGATTTTATATGTTTCCCCACATAAATTAGTCAAAACCTTAATTGAATTTATTACTTATTTTGGCGAAGACAGACCTATTTGTGTTTCTAGAGAATTGTCAAAATTGCATGAAGAAAACGTACGCGGTAGTGTTCGAGAAGTATTAACTCATTTCGAAAAAACGGCACCTAGAGGAGAAATTGTAGTTGTTGTAGGAGGAAAAACGCTAACTAAAGAACCTAAAAAAAATAAATTTTCAGACGAAGAATAA
- a CDS encoding HopJ type III effector protein, whose amino-acid sequence MSTTSFLEKLKSTPEAVTFAETIAVIEENYTFTPTAFQNGLQHNDAGENSGSCKLFAFAKVLQLTETETLACFGAYYSEEVLGDPSGTNHQNIRNFMKTGWSGIQFEGEALQLK is encoded by the coding sequence ATGAGTACAACATCCTTTTTAGAAAAATTAAAAAGCACGCCAGAAGCGGTAACCTTTGCAGAAACTATTGCCGTAATTGAGGAAAATTACACTTTTACACCAACCGCTTTTCAAAACGGATTACAACATAATGATGCAGGTGAAAATTCAGGTTCTTGCAAATTATTTGCTTTTGCAAAAGTACTACAGCTAACAGAAACGGAAACATTAGCGTGTTTTGGGGCCTATTATTCTGAAGAAGTTTTGGGAGATCCTAGCGGAACAAATCATCAAAACATTCGCAATTTTATGAAAACAGGCTGGAGCGGAATTCAGTTTGAAGGCGAAGCTTTACAGTTGAAATAA
- the recJ gene encoding single-stranded-DNA-specific exonuclease RecJ, giving the protein MRWTIKPKPSEEKIKQLAQALNVEDFVATLLVQRGIETYEDAKRFFRPTLNDLNDPYLMKDMDKAVERIETAIANQENILVFGDYDVDGTTAVSLVSSYLKTYYPNVATYIPDRYDEGYGISFKGIDFADDNGFSLIIALDCGIKSIDHIAYAKERNIDFIICDHHRPGEFLPEAVAILDPKRNDCNYPYDELCGCGIGFKLIQALGTNRNQTIDDLIPYLDLVAAAIAADIVPMTGENRVLAYFGLQVINSEPRPGIKALIFQLKKQTLDITDVVFIIAPRINAAGRIKHGNHAVELLTEFDFEQAQQFASEIEAYNSERKDLDKQITKEALQQIEENKEQKRFTSVVFQETWHKGVIGIVASRLIETYYRPTLVFTKSGDKYAASARSVKGFDIYNALEACSEYLEQFGGHMYAAGMTLKEENYQLFKDAFEKEVEKTIHPDMLTQEISVDAEINFTDITPKLTRILKQFEPFGPQNMTPVFLTKNIKDTGYGKPMGQEEEHLKLFVKQNNSEGIPAIGFGLGNKFDVTTHQKPFQAVYSIDENEWKGQLSLQLRLKDIQ; this is encoded by the coding sequence ATGCGTTGGACAATCAAACCAAAACCTTCTGAAGAAAAAATAAAACAATTGGCGCAAGCCTTGAATGTGGAGGATTTTGTGGCAACTTTATTGGTTCAACGAGGGATTGAAACTTATGAAGACGCCAAACGTTTTTTCCGTCCTACGCTGAATGATTTAAACGATCCGTATCTGATGAAAGATATGGACAAAGCTGTCGAGCGAATTGAAACTGCCATTGCCAATCAAGAAAACATATTAGTTTTTGGAGATTACGATGTGGATGGAACAACTGCTGTATCACTAGTTTCATCGTATTTAAAAACCTACTATCCAAATGTTGCCACCTATATTCCTGACCGATATGATGAAGGCTACGGAATTTCATTTAAAGGAATTGACTTTGCTGATGACAATGGTTTTTCTTTAATTATTGCCTTGGATTGCGGCATTAAATCTATTGACCATATTGCTTATGCGAAAGAGCGAAATATTGATTTTATCATTTGTGACCACCACCGTCCAGGTGAATTTTTGCCAGAAGCTGTTGCTATTTTAGATCCCAAAAGAAACGATTGCAACTATCCCTATGACGAATTATGCGGATGCGGAATAGGTTTTAAATTAATTCAAGCTTTGGGCACAAATAGAAATCAGACTATTGATGATTTAATTCCCTATTTAGATTTGGTAGCAGCCGCAATTGCTGCAGATATCGTTCCAATGACAGGAGAAAACAGAGTGTTAGCCTATTTTGGATTACAAGTTATCAATTCAGAACCAAGACCTGGAATTAAAGCATTAATTTTTCAATTAAAAAAACAAACCCTAGATATAACTGATGTAGTTTTTATCATAGCTCCTAGAATAAATGCTGCAGGACGCATCAAACACGGGAATCATGCCGTTGAATTATTAACAGAATTTGACTTTGAGCAAGCCCAACAATTTGCTTCCGAAATTGAAGCATACAACTCCGAACGTAAAGATCTAGACAAGCAAATCACCAAAGAAGCGCTACAGCAAATTGAGGAAAATAAAGAGCAAAAACGATTTACTTCGGTGGTTTTTCAAGAAACTTGGCACAAAGGCGTCATTGGAATCGTAGCTTCAAGATTGATTGAAACCTACTATCGTCCAACCTTAGTTTTTACCAAAAGTGGGGATAAATATGCAGCTTCAGCTCGTTCCGTAAAAGGATTTGATATATATAATGCACTCGAAGCCTGCTCCGAATACTTAGAGCAATTTGGCGGTCACATGTATGCCGCAGGAATGACATTAAAAGAAGAAAATTACCAACTCTTCAAAGATGCTTTCGAAAAGGAAGTCGAAAAAACCATTCATCCTGATATGCTGACCCAAGAAATTTCAGTTGATGCTGAAATTAATTTTACTGATATTACCCCAAAACTAACCCGAATCTTAAAGCAATTTGAACCTTTTGGCCCACAAAATATGACTCCCGTTTTCTTGACAAAAAACATAAAAGATACTGGCTATGGAAAACCAATGGGACAAGAAGAAGAACATTTAAAACTTTTTGTCAAGCAAAATAATTCGGAAGGAATTCCCGCAATTGGTTTTGGATTAGGCAATAAATTTGATGTAACAACCCATCAAAAACCTTTTCAAGCTGTGTATTCTATTGATGAAAATGAATGGAAAGGACAACTGAGTTTACAATTGCGATTAAAAGACATTCAATAA
- a CDS encoding MFS transporter, translating to MKKNDPYEALRYREFNIFLLLRFAMVFAWSMQFIVIEWEVYSLTKNPLSLGIIGLMEIIPAISMALFAGHIVDQNEKKGLLLKCILGFSVISLGLFLLTWPPFIGDFSKKIILYSIYFLVFLGGLVRAFLGPTIFSLLSLIVPKKAYPNAATWSSSVWQIGSVLGPAIAGFSINWIGVHWSMCIVLGFSVFALMALSQIAVKPILNPKIGEPIMESLKEGVKFVFHNKTILGALSLDMIAVLFGGAVALLPVFAQDILKVGPEGFGVLRAAPAVGAFLTMFISAYVPLNKNAGMKLLGAIFGFGICIIVFGVSSIFWVSVIALFLSGILDGISVVIRQTILQLKTPDHMRGRVAAVNSIFVGSSNELGAFESGLTAKLMGTVTAVVFGGSMTLLTVLITGIKSPTFRNLDLQKELDEHRNQE from the coding sequence ATGAAAAAGAACGACCCTTACGAAGCCTTACGATATAGAGAATTCAATATTTTTTTATTGTTGCGCTTTGCCATGGTTTTTGCTTGGTCTATGCAATTTATCGTCATAGAGTGGGAAGTTTACAGTTTGACAAAAAATCCACTTTCCCTTGGAATAATTGGCTTGATGGAAATAATTCCAGCCATTTCGATGGCATTATTTGCAGGACATATTGTAGATCAAAATGAAAAAAAAGGCCTGCTTTTAAAATGTATTTTAGGATTCTCCGTAATTAGTCTTGGCTTATTTTTATTAACATGGCCGCCTTTTATAGGGGATTTTTCTAAAAAAATAATTTTATATTCTATATACTTTCTTGTCTTTTTAGGCGGATTAGTAAGAGCATTTCTTGGGCCAACAATATTTTCTCTTTTATCTTTGATTGTCCCTAAAAAAGCTTACCCAAATGCCGCCACTTGGAGCAGTTCGGTTTGGCAAATAGGCTCTGTTTTGGGTCCTGCAATAGCTGGTTTTTCTATTAATTGGATTGGTGTTCACTGGTCTATGTGTATTGTGTTAGGGTTTTCTGTTTTTGCTTTAATGGCTTTATCACAAATAGCCGTTAAACCAATATTAAATCCAAAAATCGGGGAACCTATTATGGAAAGTTTGAAAGAAGGGGTGAAATTTGTCTTCCATAATAAAACAATTTTAGGTGCTTTGTCATTAGATATGATAGCCGTACTTTTTGGCGGAGCTGTTGCGTTACTCCCAGTTTTTGCTCAAGATATTTTAAAAGTGGGTCCTGAAGGATTTGGTGTATTAAGAGCCGCTCCTGCTGTTGGTGCCTTTTTGACAATGTTCATATCCGCTTATGTTCCTTTAAATAAAAATGCAGGAATGAAACTCTTGGGAGCTATTTTTGGTTTTGGAATTTGTATTATTGTATTTGGCGTTTCTTCTATTTTTTGGGTGTCTGTTATAGCCTTATTTTTAAGTGGAATTCTCGATGGAATTTCAGTGGTTATCCGACAAACTATTTTACAACTTAAAACTCCTGATCACATGCGAGGTCGTGTAGCGGCAGTAAACTCCATATTTGTTGGTTCTTCAAATGAGTTGGGCGCTTTTGAAAGTGGGCTAACCGCTAAATTAATGGGAACTGTAACTGCGGTAGTTTTTGGCGGAAGCATGACTCTTTTAACAGTACTAATAACTGGAATAAAATCGCCTACTTTTAGAAATTTAGATTTACAAAAAGAATTAGATGAACACCGAAATCAAGAATAA
- a CDS encoding UDP-2,3-diacylglucosamine diphosphatase — protein MQLLNDKKIYFASDQHFGAPTPALSFPREQRFVAWLDEVKVDAEAIFLLGDLFDFWFEYKTVVPKGFIRVLGKLAEIRDSGIPIYFFVGNHDLWMNDYFQKELNIPVYHDNQEFTFGDKTFLIGHGDGKGPGDMGYKRMKKVFTNPFSKWLFRWLHPDIGVGLAQYLSVKNKLISGDEDVKFLGEENEWLILYSKRKLETKHYNYLVFGHRHLPMKIPVGENAEYVNLGDWITYFTYGVFDGENFEIKKY, from the coding sequence ATGCAATTACTCAACGACAAAAAAATATATTTTGCTTCAGACCAACATTTTGGAGCACCAACTCCTGCATTAAGTTTTCCTAGAGAACAGCGATTTGTGGCTTGGCTTGATGAGGTTAAAGTTGACGCAGAAGCAATTTTTTTATTGGGTGATTTGTTTGATTTTTGGTTCGAATATAAAACAGTTGTTCCTAAAGGATTTATTAGAGTTTTAGGCAAACTAGCCGAAATTCGCGATAGCGGGATTCCTATTTATTTTTTCGTAGGAAACCACGATTTATGGATGAACGATTATTTCCAAAAGGAATTGAACATTCCAGTATATCATGATAATCAGGAATTTACTTTTGGAGATAAAACTTTCCTAATAGGTCACGGTGACGGAAAAGGACCAGGCGATATGGGTTATAAACGAATGAAAAAAGTGTTTACTAATCCGTTTTCAAAATGGCTTTTCAGATGGCTTCATCCAGATATTGGAGTTGGTTTAGCACAATACCTTTCGGTGAAAAACAAGCTTATTTCTGGTGATGAAGACGTGAAATTTCTTGGCGAAGAAAACGAATGGCTTATTCTTTATTCCAAAAGAAAATTAGAAACTAAGCATTACAATTACCTCGTTTTTGGTCACAGACATTTGCCTATGAAAATTCCTGTAGGCGAAAATGCCGAATATGTTAATCTTGGAGATTGGATTACGTATTTTACTTATGGTGTTTTTGACGGTGAAAATTTCGAAATCAAAAAGTACTAA
- a CDS encoding 6-carboxytetrahydropterin synthase yields MSNIRITKQFSFETGHALYGYDGKCKNVHGHSYKLSVTVIGTPITNRNDVKFGMVIDFTDLKKIVKEEIVDQFDHATVFNETTPHIELAKELKDRGHHVILVDYQPTSENMVVDFSNRIMGRLPDGIKLFSLKLQETDSSFAEWFASDNL; encoded by the coding sequence ATGAGCAATATCAGAATTACAAAGCAATTTAGTTTCGAGACCGGACACGCCTTATATGGGTACGATGGAAAATGTAAAAATGTTCATGGACATAGTTATAAATTGTCGGTTACTGTAATAGGAACCCCAATTACAAATCGGAATGATGTGAAATTTGGTATGGTTATCGATTTTACTGATTTGAAAAAAATTGTAAAAGAAGAAATTGTAGATCAGTTTGATCATGCTACCGTTTTTAATGAAACTACTCCTCATATAGAATTAGCAAAAGAGTTAAAAGACAGAGGGCATCACGTGATTTTAGTTGATTATCAGCCAACAAGCGAAAATATGGTTGTCGATTTTTCAAACAGAATTATGGGAAGATTGCCTGACGGAATCAAACTTTTTTCTTTAAAATTACAAGAAACAGATTCTTCCTTTGCGGAATGGTTTGCAAGCGATAATTTGTAA
- a CDS encoding enoyl-CoA hydratase/isomerase family protein produces the protein MPTENQAGLLLTSIENKIATLEFSHPASNAFPAQLLHNLTNEITSLSTRPDVLVLVIKSQGTGVFCAGASFDELMAITNQKEGEAFFAGFANLINAMRKCPKLIIGRIQGKAVGGGVGIAAACDYTLATKQASIKLSELAIGIGPFVIEPAVSRKIGKTALAEMTLAAHEWKTADWAKEKGLYANTFETIELLDEALIEFSSRLASFNPEALFEIKKVLWEGTDHWDELLKERAAISGRLVLSDFTKKALNQFKK, from the coding sequence ATGCCAACAGAAAATCAAGCTGGTTTATTGCTTACTTCAATTGAAAACAAAATTGCTACACTGGAATTTAGTCATCCGGCGAGTAATGCTTTCCCTGCTCAATTATTGCACAATCTTACAAACGAAATCACCTCTTTAAGTACTCGCCCTGATGTTTTAGTTCTTGTTATTAAAAGTCAAGGAACTGGTGTTTTTTGTGCAGGAGCTTCTTTTGATGAGCTTATGGCTATTACAAATCAAAAGGAGGGAGAAGCATTTTTTGCTGGATTTGCAAACCTAATTAATGCTATGCGAAAATGTCCTAAACTAATTATTGGACGCATTCAAGGCAAAGCCGTAGGAGGAGGAGTGGGTATTGCTGCCGCTTGTGATTATACATTAGCAACGAAACAGGCATCAATAAAATTATCAGAATTAGCAATAGGAATTGGTCCGTTTGTAATTGAGCCTGCTGTTTCTAGAAAAATTGGAAAAACTGCTTTGGCCGAAATGACTTTGGCCGCTCACGAATGGAAAACAGCAGATTGGGCTAAAGAAAAAGGATTGTATGCCAATACATTTGAAACCATAGAATTATTAGATGAAGCTTTGATTGAATTCAGTTCCAGATTGGCAAGTTTTAATCCTGAGGCCTTGTTTGAAATTAAAAAAGTTCTTTGGGAAGGAACAGATCATTGGGACGAATTATTAAAAGAACGTGCCGCAATTTCCGGGAGATTAGTATTGTCTGATTTTACTAAAAAAGCTTTAAATCAATTTAAAAAATAA
- a CDS encoding carboxymuconolactone decarboxylase family protein, with protein MDKEEKISAAQKMLGDFAPKLLGYTDNILFGDLWEGKELSRRERSLITVAALVAGEHSGQLKFHLNYAKEHGLTEEELKEVITHLAFYTGWPKAMTAIMIAKEAFENEK; from the coding sequence ATGGATAAGGAAGAAAAAATATCAGCTGCACAAAAAATGTTAGGTGACTTTGCACCAAAACTTTTGGGCTATACTGACAATATACTATTTGGTGACTTATGGGAAGGCAAAGAGCTATCCAGGCGTGAAAGAAGTTTAATTACTGTTGCCGCTTTGGTCGCTGGAGAACATTCTGGGCAACTTAAATTTCACTTAAATTATGCAAAAGAACACGGATTGACCGAAGAAGAACTTAAAGAAGTCATTACTCATTTAGCTTTCTATACAGGCTGGCCTAAAGCTATGACTGCGATAATGATAGCAAAAGAGGCATTTGAAAATGAAAAATAA
- a CDS encoding MBL fold metallo-hydrolase has translation MLTLTVALKAQTTQENTGENNIVIKKYQAKAPPTQFFGAEAFKPTNQTVIRWLGMGGFFINSRGTTMMFDPVLEGFDMPVMIEFPITPKEIPHLDAILISHADNDHFSLPTNKDLLPVTKAFHSTIYVDSLMTNEGFPSFGHIIGGKFRFGNIKVRLTPADHAYQNAYPGMSKRHFKNEDACGFWIDTPDGSIWAQGDSRLMNEHLQMKTPDAILFDFSDSEWHFTFEGALKIANAYPNTPLLLSHWGSVDAPDFAPFNADPEKLKAQVVNPERVFVLAPGEPYVLKRLVK, from the coding sequence ATGTTAACACTTACTGTTGCTCTAAAGGCTCAAACTACTCAAGAAAATACAGGAGAAAATAATATTGTAATTAAAAAATATCAAGCTAAAGCTCCGCCAACACAATTTTTTGGTGCTGAAGCATTTAAACCTACGAATCAAACGGTTATTAGATGGTTAGGAATGGGAGGTTTTTTTATTAATAGTCGTGGAACCACTATGATGTTTGATCCCGTGTTAGAAGGTTTCGATATGCCTGTCATGATCGAGTTTCCAATAACGCCTAAAGAAATACCTCATTTGGACGCAATATTAATTTCACATGCAGATAATGATCATTTTAGTTTGCCAACTAATAAAGATTTATTGCCTGTTACTAAGGCTTTTCACTCTACTATTTATGTTGATTCATTAATGACAAATGAAGGGTTTCCTTCTTTTGGGCACATTATTGGAGGAAAATTTCGTTTTGGGAATATAAAAGTCAGATTAACACCTGCTGATCATGCGTATCAAAATGCTTATCCTGGAATGAGTAAAAGACATTTTAAGAATGAAGATGCTTGTGGTTTTTGGATCGATACTCCAGACGGTTCGATTTGGGCTCAAGGAGATTCTCGTCTAATGAATGAACATTTGCAAATGAAAACTCCAGATGCTATTTTATTTGATTTTTCCGATAGTGAATGGCATTTTACTTTTGAAGGAGCTTTGAAAATTGCAAATGCTTATCCAAATACTCCATTATTATTAAGTCATTGGGGTTCAGTTGATGCTCCTGATTTTGCACCATTCAATGCAGATCCTGAAAAATTAAAAGCACAAGTTGTTAATCCAGAACGAGTATTTGTTCTTGCACCGGGAGAACCTTATGTTTTAAAACGCTTGGTTAAATAA
- a CDS encoding helix-turn-helix domain-containing protein — translation MISLFNDCKLYNTNFYLTDQLTLIQITDSHTIITDSRLERMIIGNLVLILIHTNGNMLEQKKLLSVNQFITERGQDTLHPLVSVIDQALSGPVKVAHYTSAIYIIFLKDLKCEELSYGRNKYDYQDDSLLFIAPGKSFGYEAKDKIVQPNGWALAFDPELIKGTSLGKKIKEYSFFAYDANEALHLSKAEKQVVLECFSKILHELNHAIDKYSKDLIVNNIELFLNYCSRFYDRQFITRENLNKAQLAKFEYLIDDYFETKKSKELGLPLVSYFAEKLHLSANYFGDLVKKHSGKSAQEFIQDKTIELAKEKILDLNKSISDVSYEMGFKYPQHFTRLFKQRVGIPPNEYRALNHQ, via the coding sequence ATGATATCGCTATTTAATGATTGCAAATTATATAATACAAATTTCTATCTAACTGATCAATTAACACTTATACAAATTACAGATTCTCATACCATTATTACAGATTCTAGATTGGAAAGGATGATTATTGGAAATCTTGTTCTAATTTTGATTCATACAAACGGAAATATGTTAGAGCAAAAAAAACTATTAAGTGTTAATCAGTTCATTACAGAAAGAGGACAAGATACTTTACATCCATTAGTATCTGTAATCGATCAGGCTTTATCAGGGCCAGTAAAAGTAGCGCATTATACTTCAGCTATTTATATCATTTTTTTAAAAGATTTGAAATGCGAAGAATTGTCTTATGGGCGAAACAAATATGATTATCAAGATGACTCTTTATTATTTATTGCTCCTGGAAAAAGTTTTGGTTACGAAGCGAAAGATAAAATAGTACAACCAAATGGTTGGGCTTTGGCATTTGATCCTGAATTAATAAAAGGGACTTCGCTTGGGAAAAAAATCAAAGAATACTCTTTCTTTGCCTACGATGCTAATGAAGCACTACATTTATCTAAAGCTGAAAAGCAAGTTGTGCTTGAATGTTTTTCAAAAATTTTACACGAACTAAATCATGCTATTGACAAGTATAGCAAGGATTTAATAGTAAACAATATCGAATTATTTTTGAATTATTGCTCTCGTTTTTATGACCGTCAATTTATCACAAGGGAAAATTTAAACAAAGCTCAATTGGCTAAATTTGAATATCTAATTGATGATTATTTTGAAACAAAAAAATCAAAAGAATTAGGATTGCCATTAGTGAGTTATTTTGCTGAAAAACTGCATCTCTCTGCAAATTATTTTGGAGATTTAGTAAAAAAACACTCTGGTAAATCTGCGCAAGAATTTATACAAGATAAAACAATCGAGTTAGCTAAAGAAAAAATACTTGATTTAAATAAATCTATAAGTGATGTTTCTTATGAAATGGGCTTTAAATATCCGCAACATTTTACCCGATTATTTAAACAAAGAGTTGGTATTCCCCCAAATGAATATAGAGCATTGAATCATCAATAA
- the mtgA gene encoding monofunctional biosynthetic peptidoglycan transglycosylase, which produces MATKITAKKTKQPEKKEGNFMGKLKRFLVKVMLWFFGISIFLVVFFKFVPVPFTPLMVIRIIENKTSGKEIYFGHDWVPIEHISNNLQKAVIASEDGTFLTHHGFDFNALQKAYVNNERGRRIKGGSTISQQTAKNVFLWQGRSYFRKGLEAYFTVLIELVWGKERIMEVYLNSIEMGDGIYGAQAATQYWYRKDASSLTMMQAAGIAAILPNPRKYKATGSSSYINNRKARIVRVMRHIGRIKY; this is translated from the coding sequence ATGGCAACAAAAATAACAGCAAAAAAAACAAAACAACCTGAAAAAAAAGAAGGGAATTTTATGGGCAAATTAAAACGATTTTTAGTCAAAGTAATGCTGTGGTTCTTTGGAATCTCAATTTTTTTGGTCGTTTTTTTTAAGTTTGTTCCGGTTCCATTCACGCCATTAATGGTCATTCGTATCATTGAAAACAAGACTTCAGGTAAGGAAATTTATTTTGGACATGATTGGGTGCCTATTGAACACATATCAAACAATTTACAAAAAGCGGTGATAGCAAGTGAAGATGGAACTTTTTTGACACATCACGGTTTTGATTTTAATGCCTTGCAAAAAGCGTATGTAAATAACGAAAGAGGCCGACGCATCAAAGGCGGCAGTACCATATCACAACAAACGGCTAAGAATGTTTTTCTTTGGCAAGGAAGAAGTTATTTCAGAAAAGGATTAGAAGCTTATTTTACTGTTTTGATAGAGCTTGTCTGGGGTAAAGAGCGTATTATGGAAGTCTATTTGAACAGTATTGAAATGGGTGACGGTATTTATGGTGCTCAGGCAGCCACACAATATTGGTACAGAAAAGATGCATCGAGTTTAACCATGATGCAAGCGGCTGGAATAGCGGCTATTTTACCTAATCCGCGTAAATACAAAGCAACAGGTTCTTCTTCTTATATTAACAACAGAAAGGCTAGAATTGTTCGCGTTATGCGACATATTGGTAGGATTAAATATTAA
- a CDS encoding FAD-binding oxidoreductase: MQLSYWELKNWFTDVDYTIVGSGIVGLHAALRLREKFPSSKILVLEKGMLPQGASTKNAGFACFGSISEIIDDLKSHSEEEVVSLVQKRWKGLQLLRKRLGDSAIDFKPYGGYELFLNADESCYNECVNKLPFINEILKPLFKADVFAKEVDRFGFNGIKEYLIFNPFEGQIDTGNMMQALLKQAIAANILILNQQTVTSYLDTDKGVQVAMGDFSFGTKKLFFATNGFANSLTKGAVKPARAQVLITDPIPNLDIKGTFHIDRGYYYFRNIGDRILLGGGRNLDFDAETTTDFGQTEIVQKKLEQLLKEVILPKQEFQIAHRWSGIMGLGNSKNPIVSQLSDNVYCGVRLGGMGVAIGSLIGQELADLL, translated from the coding sequence ATGCAACTAAGTTATTGGGAATTAAAAAATTGGTTTACGGATGTTGATTATACAATTGTAGGCAGTGGTATTGTAGGTCTTCATGCGGCATTGCGCTTGCGCGAAAAATTCCCAAGCAGTAAAATATTAGTTTTAGAAAAAGGAATGTTGCCTCAAGGAGCCAGTACAAAAAATGCTGGTTTTGCTTGCTTTGGAAGTATTTCTGAAATTATTGATGACTTGAAATCGCATTCAGAAGAAGAGGTGGTAAGTTTGGTTCAAAAACGTTGGAAAGGATTGCAATTGTTGAGAAAACGTTTAGGAGATTCGGCTATAGATTTTAAACCTTACGGTGGATATGAATTGTTTTTGAATGCCGATGAAAGTTGTTACAATGAGTGTGTAAACAAGTTGCCATTTATAAACGAAATTCTAAAACCGTTATTTAAAGCAGATGTTTTTGCAAAAGAAGTAGACCGATTTGGTTTCAACGGAATTAAAGAATATTTAATTTTTAATCCGTTCGAGGGGCAAATTGACACTGGAAATATGATGCAGGCTCTGTTAAAACAAGCCATTGCAGCAAATATTTTGATTTTGAATCAGCAAACGGTAACCTCTTATCTTGATACGGATAAAGGAGTTCAAGTTGCTATGGGTGATTTCTCTTTTGGGACTAAAAAATTATTTTTCGCAACCAATGGTTTTGCTAATTCGCTTACAAAAGGTGCTGTTAAACCCGCAAGAGCGCAAGTTTTGATTACAGATCCTATTCCTAATTTAGATATAAAAGGGACATTTCATATTGATAGGGGATATTATTATTTTAGAAATATTGGCGATAGAATTTTGTTAGGTGGGGGCAGAAATTTAGATTTTGATGCAGAAACCACAACTGATTTTGGACAGACAGAAATAGTACAAAAAAAACTGGAGCAATTGTTAAAAGAAGTAATTTTGCCTAAGCAAGAGTTTCAAATAGCCCACCGCTGGAGCGGAATTATGGGTTTAGGAAATAGCAAGAATCCTATTGTTTCACAACTATCTGACAATGTTTATTGTGGGGTGCGATTAGGAGGAATGGGAGTAGCAATAGGAAGTTTAATAGGTCAGGAATTAGCAGATTTATTGTAA